Proteins from a single region of Desulfovibrio sp. JC022:
- the cobI gene encoding precorrin-2 C(20)-methyltransferase, whose protein sequence is MSNSGKIYGIGVGPGDSDLLTVRAVRVLEKVDVVFAASSTKNEYSHSLEIASEFVRDDCEVVKLGYPMTRDKDILNDAWEENCRIACQQLEGGKTAAFLTLGDPLIYSTFGYMMQTMKRLCPDVEFEVVPGITSYQAAAARSQQVLVESGQNLLLTSGVADPEKFAESLGNVDNAVILKAYRNFPELRDTVNEMNKMDVKFYTRLGLDGEAIYLDINEVPEKTNYLSLMLLTAKK, encoded by the coding sequence ATGAGTAATTCCGGAAAAATATATGGAATCGGGGTCGGTCCCGGTGATTCTGATCTGCTGACCGTTAGGGCTGTTCGTGTACTTGAAAAAGTGGACGTGGTTTTTGCCGCTTCTTCCACAAAGAACGAGTATTCCCATTCCCTTGAAATAGCATCCGAATTCGTGCGTGATGATTGCGAAGTAGTCAAGCTTGGCTATCCCATGACCCGCGATAAAGACATTTTAAACGATGCTTGGGAAGAGAACTGTCGCATTGCTTGCCAGCAGTTGGAAGGTGGCAAAACAGCAGCATTTCTGACTCTTGGCGATCCGCTGATTTATTCCACTTTCGGCTACATGATGCAGACCATGAAGCGTCTTTGTCCTGATGTTGAATTTGAGGTTGTGCCCGGCATTACCTCCTATCAGGCCGCAGCTGCAAGATCACAGCAGGTGCTGGTGGAGTCCGGGCAGAATTTGTTGCTCACTTCCGGCGTTGCTGATCCTGAGAAATTTGCAGAGTCTTTGGGAAACGTAGATAACGCAGTGATTTTGAAGGCCTACCGTAATTTTCCTGAATTGCGTGATACTGTAAATGAAATGAATAAGATGGATGTTAAATTCTACACCCGTCTGGGTCTGGATGGCGAGGCTATTTATCTGGACATCAACGAGGTGCCGGAAAAAACGAACTATCTTTCACTTATGCTTTTGACTGCCAAGAAGTAG
- a CDS encoding methylenetetrahydrofolate reductase translates to MKIIDLINKNGQFISLEFFPPKDRESWPKFFEVVEKLKVLNPLFASVTYGAGGGTQDNSLEIVKRMKQDAGVEPLAHLTSVGASPENISKFVSALQEANVENILALRGDAPVGDENFDFNTQPFKHGSDLVTYVKDKHPGVGIAVAGYPEAHLESPSIKEDFKWMKYKIDEGGEFIITQLFFDNRVYFDFCDRLKGMGIDVPVLPGVLPIMSLKSAKFILSLCGAAIPGKFLSALEKAHAEGGDEAVYKLGIEFATRQAQELLDGGAPGVHLYTLNRAKACLEIGQALKF, encoded by the coding sequence ATGAAAATTATCGATTTGATTAATAAAAATGGACAGTTCATATCACTTGAATTCTTCCCCCCTAAAGATCGCGAATCTTGGCCTAAATTCTTTGAAGTTGTAGAAAAACTCAAAGTACTGAATCCACTTTTTGCTTCCGTTACTTACGGCGCAGGCGGCGGAACTCAGGACAATTCACTTGAAATTGTTAAAAGAATGAAGCAGGATGCAGGGGTTGAACCTCTCGCACACCTGACCAGCGTCGGTGCCAGCCCGGAAAACATCAGTAAATTTGTATCCGCCCTTCAGGAAGCAAACGTTGAAAATATCCTTGCTCTGCGCGGCGATGCCCCTGTCGGGGATGAAAATTTCGATTTCAACACCCAGCCCTTCAAACACGGCTCCGATCTTGTCACCTACGTTAAGGACAAACATCCCGGCGTAGGTATCGCAGTGGCAGGTTACCCTGAAGCGCACCTTGAATCACCTTCTATTAAAGAAGATTTCAAATGGATGAAATACAAAATCGACGAGGGCGGAGAGTTCATCATCACTCAACTCTTTTTCGATAACCGGGTCTACTTTGATTTCTGCGACAGACTTAAAGGAATGGGTATTGATGTGCCTGTGCTGCCCGGAGTGCTGCCCATCATGAGCCTCAAATCCGCAAAATTCATTCTTTCCCTGTGCGGCGCAGCCATTCCCGGCAAATTCCTGAGTGCACTGGAAAAAGCCCACGCGGAAGGCGGCGATGAAGCAGTTTACAAACTGGGCATTGAATTCGCTACCAGGCAGGCACAGGAACTGCTGGACGGCGGTGCCCCCGGAGTGCATCTTTACACACTTAACAGAGCCAAAGCCTGCCTCGAAATCGGTCAGGCTCTTAAATTCTAA
- a CDS encoding (deoxy)nucleoside triphosphate pyrophosphohydrolase, translated as MSKTKPIEVVAGVIWKEGLFLSAERPKGKDYAGWWEFPGGKVEINESLGDALVRELQEELGITPTNFDFWMEKTVEYPEYTVHLNFFDIWEFSGKVSSLENQRFDWFDLTDMRDVKFLPVNYEILEMLKERENVLHK; from the coding sequence ATGAGCAAGACAAAACCAATTGAAGTAGTTGCTGGTGTTATCTGGAAAGAGGGCTTGTTTCTTTCCGCTGAACGCCCGAAAGGCAAAGATTACGCAGGCTGGTGGGAATTTCCCGGCGGCAAAGTTGAAATAAACGAATCACTGGGTGATGCGCTGGTGCGTGAACTACAGGAAGAACTGGGCATAACTCCCACAAATTTTGACTTTTGGATGGAAAAAACTGTAGAGTACCCCGAATACACAGTACACTTAAATTTCTTCGACATCTGGGAATTCTCCGGTAAAGTGTCATCACTTGAAAATCAACGTTTTGATTGGTTTGATTTAACCGACATGCGCGATGTAAAATTCCTTCCAGTAAATTACGAAATCTTAGAAATGCTGAAAGAGCGTGAAAACGTTCTTCATAAATAA
- a CDS encoding aminotransferase class IV — MIKKVDSNEYIDAMLSAMRAGTEKICAFYEHRIGLVCTDPKLMLMPWDDHLVHRGDGVFESMKFVDGKLYQLQPHLRRMKRSARTISLEPPCSWNELGNIILEVAGASGVDSGMVRVMLGRGAGGFGISPYECPVPSLYVVVYRHEPKPESWYEKGVTAFRSKVPAKQPYLATIKSIDYLPNVMMKINAKEEGFDVPFCFDSLSFLAEGATENVCIVSPDGKLYTPKFTNSLAGTTIARALQLIEDEIEVDFRAISEEDILLAKEVIICGTSIDAVGVVRFNKKPIHDVRPGPICKRMRELLQKDLEETGTPIIKS; from the coding sequence TTGATTAAAAAAGTAGACAGTAACGAATATATTGATGCTATGCTTTCCGCCATGCGCGCGGGAACTGAAAAGATTTGCGCATTTTACGAACACCGAATCGGGTTGGTCTGCACCGATCCCAAACTCATGCTCATGCCTTGGGATGACCATCTGGTCCATCGCGGTGATGGTGTTTTTGAAAGCATGAAATTTGTGGACGGCAAACTTTATCAGCTTCAACCACACCTGCGCCGCATGAAGCGTTCTGCCCGCACAATCAGCCTGGAACCGCCCTGTTCATGGAATGAACTTGGCAACATTATACTGGAAGTAGCCGGAGCGTCCGGTGTAGATTCCGGCATGGTCCGCGTAATGCTCGGCCGTGGTGCCGGCGGCTTCGGCATCAGCCCCTATGAATGCCCGGTCCCTTCCCTGTATGTCGTAGTCTACAGACACGAGCCCAAACCGGAATCATGGTATGAAAAAGGCGTAACCGCTTTCAGGAGCAAAGTTCCGGCAAAACAGCCTTATCTGGCAACAATCAAATCAATTGACTACCTGCCTAACGTAATGATGAAGATCAATGCGAAAGAGGAAGGATTTGATGTACCCTTCTGCTTTGACAGCCTAAGTTTCCTTGCTGAAGGAGCAACGGAAAATGTCTGCATTGTAAGCCCTGATGGTAAGCTCTACACTCCAAAATTCACCAACTCGCTGGCCGGAACAACCATTGCCCGCGCCCTACAGTTAATCGAAGATGAGATTGAAGTGGATTTCCGGGCCATCTCCGAAGAAGACATCCTGCTGGCAAAAGAAGTTATCATCTGCGGCACATCCATTGATGCTGTAGGCGTTGTGCGCTTCAACAAAAAGCCCATTCACGATGTCCGCCCCGGTCCCATCTGCAAACGCATGCGCGAGCTGCTGCAAAAGGATCTTGAAGAAACGGGAACACCGATTATTAAAAGCTAA
- a CDS encoding iron ABC transporter permease produces MEFSGNRRAQAVIVLSLLVPISIFAACLFGAYPTESAQVLAAFKTALGLGADKVDSALSFIIIDLRLSRVCLSFLVGMSLAVAGTVYQGILRNPLADPFTLGVSSGAAFGASLAIFSGSTMLGAELWSRFGNLFLPLAALAGAMAALGAVLMLGRIGGRLRRETMVLAGIVVATFLSALISLLKSLDEESVTSIVFWIMGSFQGRGWSHLQLFMPYFIAGMIPLIYYSRELDILSLGETQARHLGMDVSRVRMALLIGSGLLTGAAVAVSGIIGFVGLIVPHLVRMFQGAEHRPLLLSSSLLGGLLLVWSDVIARSLLSGGEELPVGVVTALLGGPFFCIVLRSGFNGSSGAGS; encoded by the coding sequence ATGGAATTTTCAGGTAACAGAAGGGCGCAGGCAGTCATTGTACTGTCATTGCTCGTGCCGATTTCCATTTTCGCCGCCTGTCTTTTCGGGGCTTATCCTACTGAATCTGCTCAGGTCTTGGCGGCCTTTAAGACTGCTTTGGGTTTGGGTGCAGATAAAGTTGATTCAGCACTTTCTTTTATCATTATCGATCTGCGACTCAGCCGGGTTTGTCTATCATTTTTGGTGGGAATGTCGCTTGCTGTTGCCGGGACTGTTTATCAGGGCATCCTGCGCAACCCTTTGGCTGATCCGTTTACTCTTGGAGTTAGCAGCGGGGCGGCTTTCGGGGCCAGTCTGGCGATTTTTTCCGGCTCGACTATGCTCGGCGCGGAGCTTTGGTCCAGATTCGGGAACCTGTTTCTGCCGCTGGCTGCCCTTGCCGGGGCAATGGCTGCGCTTGGCGCAGTGCTCATGCTGGGCAGGATCGGCGGAAGATTACGTCGGGAAACCATGGTCCTTGCCGGGATTGTGGTGGCTACATTTCTTTCCGCGCTCATTTCCCTGCTCAAGTCCCTTGATGAGGAGTCCGTAACTTCCATAGTTTTTTGGATTATGGGCAGCTTTCAGGGGCGGGGCTGGTCACATTTGCAGCTTTTTATGCCGTACTTTATCGCCGGAATGATTCCGCTGATATACTACTCACGCGAACTGGATATTCTTTCTCTCGGTGAAACACAGGCCCGTCATTTGGGCATGGATGTTTCTCGTGTTCGTATGGCACTGCTTATCGGTTCCGGGCTGTTGACCGGGGCGGCGGTGGCTGTTTCCGGGATTATAGGATTTGTGGGATTGATTGTTCCACATCTGGTGCGCATGTTTCAGGGTGCAGAACACAGGCCGCTTTTGCTTTCATCTTCCCTGCTGGGAGGATTGCTGTTGGTCTGGTCTGATGTCATTGCCCGGTCATTGCTTTCCGGTGGTGAGGAGCTTCCGGTGGGCGTGGTCACTGCGTTACTTGGCGGTCCGTTTTTCTGCATTGTGTTACGCTCCGGTTTTAATGGAAGTAGCGGGGCCGGCTCATGA
- a CDS encoding ABC transporter ATP-binding protein, producing MIKITDLKAGYAGREVLHGLNLEFPAGSMTAILGPNGSGKTTLVSSISGVLPPLGGCIEIDGSTVDSYRPRELAGIMAVLPQRVDPAFGLTVKSMVMMGRYAHGSGFFGYDGEDERICTEAIERVGISHLTERSVAELSGGEFQRVLMARTVAQQARLMVLDEASSGVDVAGKIELFDLLKNMNRHGATIVCVIHDLNLAALYFDRLVFLSQGRVMLDGSPADVITEENISNVYETSVAIVEHPSLHVPQVLFSPAAD from the coding sequence ATGATTAAAATTACGGACTTGAAAGCCGGATACGCAGGGCGTGAAGTCCTGCATGGGCTGAATCTCGAGTTCCCCGCAGGGTCCATGACCGCCATACTCGGTCCCAACGGTAGCGGTAAGACAACTCTTGTCTCATCAATTTCCGGTGTCCTCCCCCCTTTGGGAGGGTGTATTGAGATTGACGGTAGCACGGTTGATTCATACCGTCCTCGCGAACTTGCCGGGATTATGGCTGTGCTTCCGCAACGGGTGGACCCCGCTTTCGGGCTGACTGTGAAATCCATGGTCATGATGGGCCGTTACGCGCATGGGTCCGGCTTTTTCGGTTATGACGGAGAGGATGAACGGATTTGTACCGAGGCCATCGAAAGAGTCGGTATAAGCCACCTGACAGAGCGTTCGGTTGCCGAGCTTTCCGGTGGTGAGTTTCAGAGAGTGCTTATGGCTCGCACTGTGGCCCAGCAAGCCCGGTTGATGGTGCTTGATGAAGCTTCTTCCGGTGTTGATGTTGCCGGGAAGATAGAGCTTTTTGATCTCCTGAAAAACATGAACCGCCATGGGGCGACCATTGTCTGCGTGATCCATGATCTCAATTTGGCGGCCCTTTATTTTGATCGGCTGGTCTTTCTTTCTCAGGGAAGAGTCATGCTGGATGGTTCACCTGCTGATGTAATTACAGAGGAAAATATTTCAAATGTTTATGAAACATCTGTTGCGATTGTGGAGCATCCGAGCCTCCATGTTCCGCAGGTTCTTTTTTCTCCTGCTGCTGATTAG
- a CDS encoding ABC transporter substrate-binding protein, with protein MFMKHLLRLWSIRASMFRRFFFLLLLISFAGVFASGFVSGAQAAVSITDDFGNEITLQAPAKRIVALYGSFNEILYAMDLGDRLVARTAADHYPEQIIKLPSIGTHMRPNPELIVALKPDLVLQMAGRSQAATALEPLKTRGIPCAMFQVASFEEMFSVINRLGVLTGKPGAADKLIESMDTRLSAVLQKYVTSSVLPSVFFEIRYPNLLAAGQGSIVNDIIRRAGGFNCVGNHKKIVRMGEEELMRLNPQNYVYQSGRMNPSPVKPDERNHFKLIEAVRDKRILKVDESVFSRPGPRNVEAVEILADFLLNNKEK; from the coding sequence ATGTTTATGAAACATCTGTTGCGATTGTGGAGCATCCGAGCCTCCATGTTCCGCAGGTTCTTTTTTCTCCTGCTGCTGATTAGTTTCGCAGGTGTTTTTGCGTCTGGTTTCGTATCTGGGGCGCAGGCCGCGGTTTCCATTACCGATGACTTCGGCAATGAAATAACTTTGCAGGCTCCGGCTAAGCGCATCGTAGCCTTGTACGGATCTTTTAATGAAATTTTGTACGCCATGGATCTCGGAGATCGGCTGGTGGCCCGCACCGCTGCGGATCATTATCCTGAGCAGATAATCAAGCTTCCGTCTATCGGTACTCATATGCGGCCCAATCCGGAACTGATAGTGGCTCTTAAGCCTGATCTTGTTTTGCAGATGGCCGGAAGGTCACAAGCGGCAACAGCTCTTGAACCGCTCAAAACGCGGGGAATTCCGTGTGCCATGTTTCAGGTAGCCTCGTTTGAGGAGATGTTTTCCGTTATTAACAGGCTGGGCGTACTTACCGGGAAGCCGGGGGCAGCGGATAAATTGATCGAGTCAATGGATACGCGGCTTAGTGCGGTGTTGCAGAAATATGTGACATCATCAGTGCTGCCATCCGTGTTTTTTGAAATACGTTATCCCAACCTGCTGGCAGCAGGGCAGGGTTCCATTGTGAATGATATTATCCGTCGGGCCGGGGGATTTAATTGCGTTGGTAACCATAAAAAGATTGTGCGCATGGGCGAAGAAGAGTTGATGCGGCTCAATCCCCAGAATTATGTATACCAAAGCGGACGTATGAATCCGTCTCCGGTCAAGCCCGATGAGCGAAACCATTTCAAGTTGATTGAAGCGGTGCGTGACAAAAGAATTTTAAAGGTGGATGAGTCGGTTTTTTCCCGACCCGGTCCGAGAAATGTGGAAGCTGTTGAGATTCTCGCGGACTTCCTGCTTAATAACAAAGAGAAGTAA
- the trmFO gene encoding methylenetetrahydrofolate--tRNA-(uracil(54)-C(5))-methyltransferase (FADH(2)-oxidizing) TrmFO has product MDKIAVIGGGLAGCECAMQLAKAEVSVVLYEMKPDKYSEAHHLPGLAELVCSNSLRSGELNTAIGVLKKEMEALDSVLMKAAMQARVPAGSALAVDREVFSRLVTEEIEQNEFITVVRKEISSLDDPELADFSKVVVCAGPLASEGLTESLIAKIGEQRLYFYDAIAPIVSRDSVNMDVAFYGSRYKPEDDDYLNCPMNEEQYAEFIKELKEGERVVPREFEKEIHFEGCLPIEEMADRGEKTLSFGPLKPVGLIDPRTEEQAHAVVQLRAENKDKTAFNLVGFQTKLKYPEQKRIFRMIPGLEDVEFLRMGSIHRNTYVNAPEVLDEKLALKADSRIHLAGQITGVEGYLESAACGLWVGRMLAEQAKGNELPAPPPETSMGALLGHLREKKKNFQPSNVQFGLMPALNKRAPKRVRKELYGKRAMELFEAWFEENIK; this is encoded by the coding sequence GTGGATAAAATCGCAGTAATCGGTGGCGGGCTGGCTGGGTGTGAATGTGCAATGCAGCTGGCCAAGGCTGAAGTTTCGGTAGTTCTTTATGAAATGAAGCCCGATAAATATTCCGAGGCCCATCATTTGCCCGGTCTGGCTGAGCTGGTCTGTTCCAACTCCTTGCGTTCCGGTGAGTTGAATACCGCCATCGGGGTGCTTAAAAAGGAGATGGAAGCCCTTGATTCCGTGCTCATGAAAGCCGCCATGCAGGCCCGTGTGCCCGCTGGTTCCGCGCTGGCCGTTGACCGTGAAGTTTTCTCCAGACTGGTTACCGAGGAAATTGAACAGAATGAATTCATTACTGTAGTCCGTAAGGAAATCAGTTCCCTTGATGATCCCGAACTTGCAGATTTTTCAAAGGTCGTTGTTTGCGCCGGACCGCTGGCTTCCGAAGGGCTGACCGAAAGTCTTATCGCCAAGATCGGCGAACAGCGTTTATATTTTTATGATGCCATCGCGCCCATTGTCAGCCGCGATTCTGTGAATATGGATGTGGCTTTTTACGGCTCCCGCTACAAGCCTGAAGATGACGACTACCTGAACTGTCCTATGAACGAGGAACAGTACGCCGAATTTATCAAGGAGCTTAAGGAAGGGGAACGCGTTGTGCCCCGCGAGTTCGAAAAAGAAATTCATTTCGAAGGCTGTCTGCCCATTGAGGAAATGGCAGACCGTGGCGAGAAAACTCTGTCATTCGGACCGCTCAAGCCTGTAGGTCTCATTGATCCGCGCACAGAAGAACAGGCACACGCCGTGGTTCAGTTGCGTGCTGAAAACAAAGACAAAACCGCCTTTAACCTCGTAGGTTTCCAGACCAAGCTTAAGTACCCTGAGCAAAAACGTATTTTTCGCATGATTCCCGGCCTTGAAGATGTGGAATTTCTGCGCATGGGGTCTATCCATCGCAACACCTATGTAAACGCTCCTGAAGTGTTGGACGAAAAACTGGCCCTCAAGGCTGATTCGCGTATTCATCTTGCCGGACAGATTACCGGTGTGGAAGGCTATCTTGAATCCGCAGCCTGCGGTCTCTGGGTAGGACGCATGCTTGCAGAGCAGGCCAAAGGCAATGAACTTCCCGCACCGCCGCCGGAAACCTCCATGGGCGCATTGCTCGGGCATTTGCGCGAAAAGAAAAAGAATTTCCAACCCTCCAACGTCCAGTTCGGACTCATGCCTGCATTGAATAAGCGCGCACCTAAACGGGTTCGTAAAGAACTCTACGGCAAACGTGCTATGGAATTATTTGAAGCTTGGTTTGAAGAGAATATTAAATAG
- a CDS encoding aspartate-semialdehyde dehydrogenase, protein MSTKNPRVAVVGATGAVGREMLKVLEQRDFPASEIVPFSSARSAGTKVPYKGEELTVIELKEDSFEGFDIALFSAGGGTSEKFAPLAAKAGCVVVDNSSAWRMDPKVPLVVPEVNPEDLDWHPGIIANPNCSTIQMVVALKPIHDEAKIKRIIVSTYQAVSGTGQKAITELETQVSRLFNGKDVIPSAYPHQIAFNCLPHIDVFMDNGYTKEEMKMVNETKKIMGDDSIKLTATTVRVPVFYSHSESVNIETEEKVTVEECRVMLSNFPGVTVVDYPEKNLYPMAIDCAGEDDVFVGRIREDETIENGLNMWIVSDNIRKGAALNTVQIAETLIARDLVRVK, encoded by the coding sequence ATGAGTACCAAAAATCCCAGAGTTGCTGTTGTAGGGGCCACAGGCGCGGTTGGCCGTGAAATGCTCAAAGTGCTTGAGCAGCGCGACTTTCCCGCATCCGAAATTGTTCCTTTTTCTTCTGCCCGCTCCGCCGGAACCAAGGTTCCATATAAAGGCGAAGAGCTGACCGTTATCGAGCTGAAAGAAGATTCCTTTGAAGGATTCGACATTGCTCTTTTTTCCGCAGGCGGCGGAACCTCCGAAAAATTCGCTCCCCTTGCTGCCAAAGCAGGCTGCGTAGTTGTGGACAACTCCAGTGCATGGAGAATGGACCCCAAAGTGCCCCTCGTTGTGCCCGAAGTTAACCCCGAAGATCTTGACTGGCACCCCGGCATCATCGCCAACCCCAACTGTTCCACTATCCAGATGGTAGTTGCGCTGAAGCCCATCCACGATGAAGCCAAAATCAAACGTATCATCGTCTCCACCTATCAGGCTGTTTCCGGTACCGGCCAGAAAGCCATCACCGAGCTTGAGACTCAGGTCAGCAGACTTTTCAACGGCAAAGACGTGATCCCCAGTGCCTACCCGCACCAGATCGCATTCAACTGCCTGCCGCACATCGATGTTTTCATGGATAACGGCTACACCAAAGAAGAAATGAAAATGGTCAACGAGACCAAGAAAATCATGGGCGACGATTCCATCAAGCTCACCGCCACCACCGTGCGCGTACCTGTTTTCTACAGCCACTCTGAGTCCGTTAACATCGAGACTGAGGAAAAGGTTACTGTTGAAGAATGCCGCGTCATGCTTTCCAATTTCCCCGGCGTGACTGTAGTGGATTACCCCGAAAAGAACCTCTACCCCATGGCAATCGATTGCGCCGGGGAAGATGATGTTTTCGTCGGTCGTATCCGCGAAGACGAAACCATTGAAAACGGCCTGAACATGTGGATTGTTTCCGACAACATCCGCAAAGGTGCCGCGCTGAACACCGTACAGATCGCCGAGACTCTGATTGCACGCGATCTGGTTCGTGTGAAATAG
- a CDS encoding MATE family efflux transporter, whose translation MTQKHPFEIKPNRTLLTLAIPVLFSMVAEPLTGLVDTAFVAKLGPEALASLGIGTIVFSSVFWIFGFLGIGTQTEVSHALGKDDLERASSLGWMAAGISAVLGLALIVFVYPFLSSIAVMMGGEGAVRNLAVDYMSYRLLGGPAVLIVLACFGSLRGYQDMRSPLWIAVGMNVINVVLDWCLVFGKGPFPVMGVGGAALASSISQWIGAVWAVLVVRKHYGFNTGFSFADARRLFVIGGDMFVRTGCVCMFLLLCTRFATKAGAESGAAHQAIRQFFVFLALFLDAFAISGQSLVGYFVGRADRVTARKVAALVCKWSFATGVVLTIGMYLGQQPVVWLLVPEESAMVFGPAWLAVTFLQPINALSFATDGIHLGTGDYRYLRNAMLIAVLTSVGLLYVVDWFHPQHMLFWIWVVAGIWTSLRALLGMIRIWPGIGDGPLAAR comes from the coding sequence ATGACTCAAAAACATCCCTTTGAAATTAAACCGAACCGGACATTGCTTACTTTGGCAATTCCGGTTCTTTTTTCTATGGTCGCCGAGCCTTTGACCGGGCTGGTGGATACTGCATTTGTTGCCAAACTCGGCCCGGAAGCGCTGGCCTCGCTTGGTATCGGGACCATTGTATTCTCGTCTGTCTTTTGGATTTTTGGATTTCTGGGCATCGGCACCCAGACTGAAGTTTCGCATGCCTTGGGTAAGGACGATCTTGAACGGGCTTCGTCCCTTGGCTGGATGGCTGCGGGCATTTCCGCTGTGCTGGGATTGGCTTTGATTGTTTTTGTCTATCCATTTCTAAGCAGTATTGCGGTGATGATGGGCGGAGAAGGTGCTGTTCGCAATCTGGCAGTAGATTACATGAGCTACCGTTTGCTGGGTGGACCGGCTGTATTGATTGTTCTTGCCTGCTTTGGGTCTTTGCGCGGTTATCAGGATATGCGCTCCCCGCTGTGGATTGCGGTGGGCATGAATGTGATCAACGTCGTGCTGGACTGGTGCCTTGTTTTCGGTAAGGGACCGTTTCCCGTTATGGGGGTGGGCGGTGCTGCTCTGGCAAGTTCCATTAGTCAATGGATTGGTGCGGTTTGGGCGGTGCTGGTTGTTCGTAAACATTATGGATTTAATACCGGATTCAGCTTTGCTGACGCACGCAGGCTTTTTGTTATCGGCGGTGATATGTTTGTGCGTACCGGGTGCGTCTGTATGTTTTTGCTGCTCTGTACCCGTTTTGCTACTAAAGCCGGGGCGGAATCCGGTGCGGCGCATCAGGCTATCCGCCAGTTTTTTGTTTTTCTGGCTCTTTTTCTAGATGCTTTTGCTATCAGCGGACAGTCGCTGGTGGGCTATTTTGTGGGCCGTGCCGATCGTGTGACCGCGCGTAAAGTCGCGGCACTGGTCTGTAAATGGAGCTTCGCCACCGGGGTTGTGCTGACCATCGGTATGTATCTGGGACAGCAGCCTGTGGTCTGGTTGCTGGTACCGGAAGAATCCGCCATGGTTTTCGGACCTGCATGGCTGGCAGTCACTTTCTTGCAGCCCATCAACGCGCTCTCCTTCGCTACCGACGGAATCCATCTTGGAACCGGTGATTACCGCTATCTGCGGAATGCCATGCTCATTGCGGTTCTTACAAGTGTCGGACTCCTTTATGTGGTAGATTGGTTTCATCCGCAGCATATGTTGTTCTGGATCTGGGTTGTTGCCGGGATTTGGACCAGCCTGCGTGCATTGTTGGGTATGATCCGTATTTGGCCCGGAATCGGGGACGGGCCGTTGGCCGCGCGTTAA
- a CDS encoding sirohydrochlorin cobaltochelatase has protein sequence MQCRFGDKFKFIPAFILVCFLLIPSFAMAGHGEGKSVKKGIMLSAFGSSMVETKPAFDAIDKAVKKAFPGVPVRWSYSSAIIRNILAKEGRAVDSPVMAMTKMMDEGFTHVAVQSLHTIPGEEFEGISDTVKRFEGMPKGMSKVTVGKPLLYSDKDMQRTVKAIIANIPKDRKAKDAVVLMGHGTHHAANIYYPASQDYFSKVDSNIFVGTVEGAPSLDDVKVLLKKSKAKKVYLMPYMSVAGDHARNDMAGDEADSWKSELSKLGYKCVPVLKGTAEFPQVLDIWVDHLKVAFKHLGDH, from the coding sequence ATGCAGTGCCGTTTTGGGGACAAATTCAAGTTCATCCCCGCATTTATTCTGGTTTGTTTTCTGCTGATCCCTTCATTTGCCATGGCCGGACATGGTGAAGGAAAGTCTGTAAAAAAAGGTATTATGCTGTCCGCTTTCGGTTCCAGCATGGTTGAAACCAAACCTGCGTTTGATGCAATCGACAAGGCCGTGAAAAAGGCTTTTCCCGGTGTACCTGTTCGTTGGTCCTATTCTTCCGCTATCATCAGAAATATTCTGGCAAAAGAAGGCCGTGCTGTGGATTCCCCGGTTATGGCTATGACCAAGATGATGGATGAAGGTTTCACCCATGTTGCAGTGCAGTCCCTGCACACCATCCCCGGTGAGGAATTTGAGGGCATCAGTGACACCGTAAAAAGGTTTGAAGGTATGCCCAAAGGCATGAGCAAAGTTACCGTAGGCAAGCCGCTTCTTTATTCCGACAAAGATATGCAGCGCACTGTGAAGGCCATTATCGCCAACATACCCAAGGACCGTAAGGCCAAGGATGCTGTTGTACTTATGGGTCACGGAACCCACCACGCCGCTAATATCTACTATCCCGCTTCTCAGGATTACTTTTCCAAGGTTGATTCCAATATTTTCGTTGGTACAGTTGAAGGCGCACCTTCCCTTGATGACGTTAAAGTTCTGCTCAAAAAGAGCAAAGCCAAGAAAGTCTACCTCATGCCTTACATGTCTGTTGCAGGTGACCATGCCCGTAACGATATGGCAGGAGATGAGGCTGATTCATGGAAATCCGAGCTGTCCAAGCTGGGTTACAAGTGTGTTCCCGTGCTTAAGGGAACCGCTGAATTTCCGCAGGTTTTGGACATCTGGGTTGATCACCTCAAGGTTGCTTTCAAGCACCTTGGCGACCATTAA